Genomic window (Streptomyces sp. TG1A-60):
GCCCACCATGCCGACCAGATGGAGCAGCTGGTCCAGGCGCAGTGTTGTCGTCTCCTCGAAGTGCAGCCCGTCGGTGGAGAGGACATCGAGCTGCAGATCCTCCAGGCGTCGCACCCATTTCCCGGAGGGGAGACCACCGGTGGTCTCGGACTCCTCCATCCAGCGTGCCGTTTCCGCGAGTTCGGCCAGTGGGATGTCCAGGGGCCGGCCTGCGGTGCCCGGGACCCGGCCCAGGTCGTGGCCGGCAGGCGGAGGGAAGCACAACTGCTCGGGGATGGTCACGGAGGCCGGCCGGTGTCGCTCGGTGAAGCGGGCCTGGCCCGCCGGGGCAGGCGGCAGCAAGCGCCGGTCGAAGTCCGGAAGCCTGGACAGCGCACGCTCGAACTTGCCGAAGCGGTCGCCTGCGACCGTCGGCTCAACCCGCCGCGCCGGCCCTCCCCCCTCGGGCAGTCGGTATCCACGGAGCCGTTCGGGTAGCTGGGCATACGTCTCCAGGCACTGGTGCCACATGCGTCGGCGGCGCAGCTTCCACAGAAGGTGGCGTGCCACGTCCAGCCGGTCGCACTGGGCCGGCGTGGTCACGAGGCCCGCGGCTACGGCGAAGGGGTAGCCGCCCAAGAGGGTGTAGACGCCTCGGGCGTCGCGGGACGGGTCGAGGGTCTCCATCAGGTAGAGGCCGAGCTCCACCTGGCAGAGCAGGGAGGGGTTCACATCCTGATGTTCCTGGGGCCAGACCGGCTCCAGGGCTTTGGCCAGTGGCTGGTACCACTCGCTGCTGTTACGCACGGGGCGATCCGTTCGTCGGTGTGGAGTCCATCAGGTGAGGGCCGCCTTCCCCTCGGAGCCGGGCGGAGGCGAGTGCGACGAGCCGGTCGTCGGTGAGCAAGAGCAGGCCCTCGGCCGCGGCGGGCCGGTTTCGCCGGTACGTGCCGAGGTAGTCGCGATGGGCTTCGGCCTGTTCTCGGGGGACCACCCAGCACGACTCGTCGTAGGGCGGCTCTGGGCGGACGGGTTTCGCGGCACGGCCGAGCAGACCGGGATGTTTCCAGTCCTTGACATCGATGGCCCAGACGTGCCCGTCGGGGAAGGTCACGCGCAAGTCGTAGGCGTCGAAGCCCGGCCAGAGCTGGACTTCGAGTCCGAGCGCGCTCAGCCTGGCCTCCAGTTCGACCTCGGCGCGCCCGGGGCTGGTGACGAACTGCCTGAGTGGTCGCACGAGTTGCAGCAGCCCGGCAGCGTCTGCTCCGGCCAAGGTCCGCCCGTGCGGCGGCGCGCCTCGTCGGCGGCACCGGTCACGTTCGCACCACCATGATGCGCCGCCCGCGACCGGAGTGAGCAGGGTCAGGCAGCGGCCGCAGGTGACGTAGGTTCCCTCGTCTTCGTAGGAGGCCGGGACCGCCGCGTAGCACTGGTCCAGGAGTTCTTGTACGGGGGCAAGGAACAGGTCGGTCTCGGTCTCGAACCGTTCGACTCCGGTGAGCACCGGGCGTTCCACCAGGAGCTTCCGGAAGGCTACGTAGGACTCGGGAGACGACGCCTTGCGGCACAGGCGCATCGCCGTGTGGATGACCTCCCGGTCGAATTGGGCGGCACCGGCGTCCTTGCCTCTGATCCACCACTCGTGGCACAGCTGGGTGGGAACTAGCGCCTCGGGGTCCACCAGGTAGTCATCCGGCCCGAAGGCATCCGGCGGCAGGTCGAGGGGCCAGTCCTCCAGAGGGCGGCTGTGGCACCAGAAGAGCAGTTCCGGGAGGCTGCGGGGGATCTCCTCGACGCCTCTGAGGAGGCAGGCGAGGACGGTCCGGTCGAGGGCGCGCTGGGCTTCGGCCGGGTAGGGCAGCCTGAAGGAGGAGAGCGATCCGAGGTCGGCGAGCTGGATTACCGCGCCGGCCAGAGTACGGACGAGCCGTACGTCGGGGAAGTCGAGCCAGTCGCCGCGCTGGGCTGTGTGGGTATCAGAGGCGGTGGTCATCGAGACTCCTGCTCCGTCGTGGCGAGATGTTCGATTCCCGGGTGACACCATTCGAGGGCTTCGCACTTGCCGCAGTGCCGGCCTGGAGTGGTCGGGTAGTCCTGATCCTGGGCCCAGGGCTGGGCGAGTTGCGCGATCACTTCTCTCGCTTCGTCGACGGTCCCCGGGCGCGAGGGGTCCAGCTCCTCGAAGGTCACGTCGTCGGTGTGGAGAAGTTCGAGCTCCACCCTGGAGCGCGCCACATCTCCGCCCAGGACGCCGGCGGCCAGCATCAACACGCCGAGTGCCAGCTGGGGATAGCGCTTCAACAGCGGCTCCCCTTCGTAGAGGTACCTGCTCGCGGTCTTGGTCTCCCGCCAGATCCAGCCCCCGCGACGGGTGTGGAGCAGATCGGGGGTGGCTATCAGAACGAGATCGAGTTCGGGGTCGTAACAGACTGCCTGGTACTGCACACGCACCTCCTCCTCCGCGAGGAGGCCGTCCAGCGGGCAGTAGAAGGCGTGCTGTTCGAGCATGGCGGCGCCGTCGAGTGCTTCCTGACCGCTCAGGTGCAGGCCGCCCGCGCCCCAGGATGCTGGGTCCGCCGGACCGGAGAGCGCCTCACAGCTCCGGTAGGGCTTGCTGCCGTGCCGTTGGTTCAGGATGTCGTCAACCACGCGGCCGCGTCGTACCTCCGGGCTCTCGGGTTTCGAGGAGCGCAGTTTGAGCTGCCGGGTCACGTGGTATTTCGCCGGGCAGTCCCGGTAGGCGCGCAGATCAGTGACCGAGGCGCTGCGTCGTGGCCGCTGGGGTTTCGGTGGTGTGATCCGCAGCAGTTCCGGAGTACGCGGGAGTGTCTCGCAGCCGGTCATCGCCTTGCAGTCGACGCAGCCGGATCCGGGGCGAGTCCCGGTGCCGTCGATGGCTTGGAGGAGTGCGGGCCACCCCTCCGCCGTGAAGTGCTGCCGCGCCTGCTGCCTGTTCCAGTCGAGCAGCTCCTTGCGCTTTCCATCTCCACAGCCGAATTCGATGACCCTGACCTTTGTGGGCAGGTTGGTGCGGAACGGCGGAAGCTTGTCGAAGGGGACCGGAGTGTGTCGCTTCCGCCAGCCCCCGCCCGCCGGCCGCCCCCGGGCCGCGACGTACGCGGCTGCAGCTTTCTCCCCCTCAGGGCGATCGTCCTTGGCAGCGCCAAAGGTGAGCAGCCACAGGTCCCTGGTGGAGCCGTCGACGGCCGCGTAGCGGCGTCCCCAGGCGGTCATCTCATAGGTGTCCGCGCCCCGGGCGTCGACCGGCCCGGGGCTCTTGCCAAGCACCCAGGTGTCACGGATCGGGACGGTGAGCGTGAGGCCGGCTGCCTGGCGGGCGTGTTGGTCCGCCGCCCTGGCCTCCAGATAACGCCGGACCGCCTCGGCCGACCAGGACAGGAGCAGAGGGTGCGACGCGCGGCGACGGTAGAGCCCGAACGTTCCCTTCGTGCGCCAGAGTTCTCCGATTACCCACTCCGGATCGTTGCGCTCGTGTTCAATCAGGTCGAGCGCATCCATAAAGACCTTGAGAGTGAAGTCCTGAAATTTTTCGATGAGTTCGGGCGGTTCCGGATCTGCAATCAGCATCGGGCGGGCGTCGCTGCTGCGCTTCGTCGGGCAGTCTCGTGGGTCGAGCCGCGCAGCGCCGAGGTTCATACGTACCAGCCTGGTGTCACCGCTGGTTCCGGCGGGGCGCGGCCAGTTACTCATGTGCTCCTCCAAGCGGTACGGCAGGGCGGCCCGACGCGACACCATCGAGAGCGGCTTGCCGGGTGTCGGGCGACTCCAGCATGACACACGACGGCTGTGAACTCAGTCCATGCACGAAATCGTTCTCGATCGCTTTACACTGGGCGCATCCGCCACGCAACGGTCCGGCGGAACCGGAAACCCCATCACCGTCGCGCCTCTCTTCGTGACGGACGAGGGACGCTTCGGAGGCAAGGGGCGGCATGAAGAAGGACGACGTGCTGGGCGGCCGGTACAAGCTGCGCAAGCACCTGGGCAGCGGCGGCATGGCCGTGGTCTGGCAGGCGGAGGACCTGCGGGACGAGAGGCTGGTGGCCGTCAAGTGCCTGCGCACGAACAGCGATCTTCTGGACTCACTGGACGAAGACGAAGCACACGAGGAGCTGGGGCGCATGCGTGGCCGGTTCCGGCGCGAGGGCGCACTTCTCGGACGCATGCGCAACAGGAGCATTCCCGAGCTGTACGACCAGGGATCCCACGGCACCGAGCCCTACCTCGTCATGCGCTTCGTCGACGGCAAGCCCCTGCACCGCTTCCTGGACCAGTACACCCCCACCGTCGGCGTCGCCGCAGCCATCGGAGTCCAGATCGCCGAGGCGCTAGCCTGCGCCCATGACGTTCCGGTCGTGCACCGTGATCTCAAGCCGTACAACTTGATCATCGACGAGAGCGGTGTGGTCGTCCTCATCGACTTCGGCATCGCCAAGCCACTCTGGCCCGGCGTCACGGACTACACCCAGCACGGTTCCACTGTGGGCAGCAGGGGGTACGAGGCCCCGGAACAGATCCTGGAACGCCAGATCACCCCGAAGACCGACCTATACGCGCTGGGTTGCATCCTTTACCACCTGCTGACCGGCCACCCGCCATTCTCCGGGGACGGCCTGAAGCACCAGCACGTCAAGGACGCTCCGATCCCGCCGACCTGCCACGTCGGGCACATCCCGGCGGAGCTGGAAGCTCTGGTGCTGAAGTTGCTGGCGAAGGAGCCGGAGGACCGGCCGGTTGACGCCCGCGCGGTAGCGGAGGCGCTGCGGAAGTACGCGCCGCGCCCGGGTGACGCCGCCCCTTCCCCTCGGTTGGAGCCGGACCCTACGCGTCCGTTGCGCCTGCCGGCTGAGTACGACCTGCCCGCCGCGCCTGCGGCACCGGCGATCGCGACCAGGCCAAACAGGAGGCACCGCACTTCCGGGTTCCTCAGCCGCAGGGTGTTTCAGGAGCTCACCGCCGAGGCCGAGACCGAGATCGATGTCGGTGAGCCCGCGAGCGCGGTCGACAGACTGGCGGAGCTGCTGCCGGCCGCCCGCCGGGACTGGGGCGCCTTCGACCCACGGGTCCGGGCGGCCCTCCGTGTGGCCGCGAACGGCATGCGCATTGCCGGGCGCTGCAAGGAGGCGATCGCGCTCTACGAGGATCTGGCCCTGCGGGCGGAGGGCAACGTGAGCCCGAACGATTTGGCCGACTACCTGGAAGGCACGCTCGGCGCGGCGGAGTGCCGTATCCCGTTCGGCGACCTGCTCCCTGCGGCATCGGCGCTGGCCATGGTGCTTGAAGAGCTGCCCCGCGTCACCGGCCCTCGCGCCCAGGTACTGGCAGAGCGATGCCACGACGTCGGTATCGAGCTCGACGAGCTGGGCTACGAGATGTAGGCGGACGACCTGGCGCGGGTGCCCCTCCGCATTCGCTTAGATGATGCGGGACCGGCAGACTCACCGGGCGATCAGTGCAGCCTTCCAGCCGCGAGCCCGTCCCCGAGGCCCCGGACAAGGCCCTCGCCCACCGCCGCAAGGGAGCGAAGTGACTCCTCCAGTGCAAGCAGTTCCCTGAAGGCCGCCGCGTAAGGCCGCTGTTCGGTGAGAGAAAGCTGGAGTACCTGCAATTTACGTACGTCGATGCGGGCCGAACTGGAGGTGTGGGAGCCAGCCTGCCGCGCGTTGGCCGGAGCTCGCAGGCAGCCCGCGAGAAACCAGGCGTCGAGCAGTTCGGGGTCCGGGTGCAGCGCGTATAGCTGAGGCCCGAGCACCAGGGGCGTGTCCACCTGGACCCATACGCGATAGGCCCGTTCCACGCCCACCACAACAACGTCCCCCGGCTCGGCCACGGTGAGCGCGCCGGTTCTGGCACCCTTCTCCACCACGGCCCCGGCAAGCCAGCCGCCCGGCCCCCCTCCCTGTACCAGGTCGGGAACGCTCAGGACTGGCACTGCACCGTGCGGAAGTGCATCGCCGTGCAGGAGTTCGCGTGGAAGCGTCTGCCCCTGCCGCAGCTTGAGCGCGTGGGCGCGGTCCAGGTCCGAGACCATAACCGTGGATGCGGCATCGCCGCCCCCCGCCAGGTCGATCGTGGCGAGGGTACGGGAATGACCGCGCACCTCGTCGAGCAAACCATCCAGGCGCCCCCAGGATTCGTGGAGTTTTACCTGGGCCTCCATGGCCGTCTCCGGCACGTAGCGTGCGGGCGTGAGATCCGTCTGCTCGTCGAGCAGGTCCATCACGGGGACGGTGACGCACCCTTCGGGTAGCCGCTCCCCCGCTCCCGCCTGCTGGCCCTCGGACCAGGAGTGGGCCTGTACCGCGTCGAGGACCTGAACGCTCAGCCGGGGCCAGTCGATACCCTGAGCTCCCCGGCCCGTGCCCTGCGAGGTCGCCGCGTCGAGCAGGAACAGCCGCTCACCCGGAGCCGTCCCGCCGTCGGAGGCGGGCGCCCTGAGAATCCACAACTGGAGTGAGACGCTATGCGGTTGCGCGGCACCGGCTGGCAGCGCGACGACTCCTCGCAGCGCGCCCGTGCGCAGCAACGCCCTGCGGATGCGCCTGCCCGCACGCCGGGAGGCCACCGCCGGTGGCAACAGGAGTACGGCGACACCGCCGGGCGCCAGGCGGGCCAGCGCATGCTCGACCCAAGCGAGTTCGGGCTCTGTCCTCGGTGGCAGGCCGTAGACCCAGCGGGGGTCGGTGGCCAGTTCCTCATGACCCCAGTCGCGCGCGTTGAATGGGGGATTGCACAGGACGGCGTCGGCCCGCACGACACCGTGCGGGTCTGCGCGGAGCGAATCTCCCGCCCTGATCTCCGTGCCCACCCCTCCCACGTCTGCGCGGGCAAAGCCCAGCCGGGCGGCTGCCAGCGCGGCAAGCACCGGGTCAAGGTCGGCCCCGAGGAGCGTCGGAGCCGTGGAGTTGGCCTTGGCCCCCCGCTCCCCCATGCCCTCACCGGCGGCCAGGAGCAGCCCACCAACGCCACATGCGGGGTCGAGGACGGTAATCCGCACATCCGTGCCCCCTGGCCCTCCGGCTCTGACAGTCAGAGCGATGTCCGCCATCAGCCGAGCGAGTGGGGCCGGAGTGGTGCTGACCTGCCGCACATGGGCGTCGAGCCAACGTGAAAGCAGGAAGTCGAAGGTCGCGCGGCCTCCTTCGTGGCGTGCGGCATCGACCGTCTCGTCCACCACACGGACGGCCTCTTCCGGAAGGGAGGACTGCTCGGGCACGGCCTGGCCCGCGCCCTCCGCGGCGAGAAGGCGGCGGCCAGCTTCCGCGAGTGCCGCACCCATGACCGCACGTTCGCCCAGCGCCTCATAGTGCGGCCACAGCCGCTCACGCAGCCCGATCCGCTCAATCTTTCCATGGGCGTACAGCCAGCGTTCGACGTCGGCCAGGGAGAACTGCGGGCTGGTGTCCGTTCCCCGACGGGTGTTGGGAACGAGTCGTGGCGGCGCCGCCAGTTACTTACCGCCGCTCTGCCTACACCCGCGATGCGTGCAATTCCCGCCAGGGTGACGGGCGCGTCGATGGAGTCTGACATGTGATTCTCCGAGCGGGGGGCGACTTTCGGACGGGCCTGACACGGGGACGCCAGCATCGTAGATCAGCCACCCTACACCGGCAATCATTGACTGAGTTCACAGACGCCTCGACGGTCGCACGCCCTTCCGGCCGGCCCCGTCGACCGCACCCCCGCCCTCCTTGCCGCGGCCACGGCTCCTGGCGCCCGCCGGCAACCGCCTCCCCAAGGCACCCATCAGCAACTGCCCCCGGGCGGGCTCGGGCTCAGCGACCGATGTAAAGGAAGCGCGTGTAGCGCGCGTACGACAGCCCGCGCTGCCGGAGCTTGGCGGACTTCACCGCGGCGCTCAGCGTCCCATGGAGGGCGCTGTTCTGCTGGAGCGCTACTGTGCGCTGGCTGAACTCCTGTCGCTGTTGCGCTCGTGGGATGCGCGCGCGTGGAGATCACCCCGACGGCATAGGCCCCGGGCGCTGCAGGGCGCGCACCTTGTCGAGGTCCGGACCATCTCCACCTACGCGGAGCAGACGTGGACTTCATGCACCTGGTACTGCGATCCGGCGGGCCATCTCCGCCTGCGCGGAGCAGACCAGCCCTCGGGCCGCATGGCAAGTGCTGCGATCGGGCCATCTCCGCCTGCGCGGAGCAGACCCTCTTTCACCTGGCCTTCTGTGGCGGATTTGCTGTTGGTTTATCAAAATGCAAGACCAGCCTTCGGGAGAGACGGCCATGGTTGTCACAGTAGCGCGTGCGGGATTTCTGCTGTCCTCTGTCAGAGGCTGCCGGTAGGACTGTGCGGGAGGACGTGGAGGCTGGATGTCGAAGTTGTCTGACGTGGATCGGCTCTTGTGGGCGAAGACGTGGCGTCGGAATCGTTGGGCGCCGGATACGCCGCCCGGAGCTTTGTGGCATTCGTTGATCGCGCATGTGTGGGACAGCGGTCACGCGGGTGGTTGGTTGTGGGATCACTTTCTCGCGCTCCAGGTTCGCCGGTTGCTCGCTGCGGACCTGGCGGAGGATGCCCAGTCGGCTCGTGTTCGGTTGGTGTGGTTGGCCGCTTCGCATGATCTGGGGAAGGCGACGCCGTCTTTCGCCGGCCTGGATAGCTGCCGCCGAGCGGAATTGATGGCTGTTGGGCTGCCGGTGGATCTGTCCGTCAGGGGCTCACTTCCCCACAGTTGGCTGTCAGGGCGCTTGATCTTCGACATGTTGTGCGCCGAGGGGTGGGATGCCGAGGCTGCCGAGTTCGTGGCCCTGACGCTGGCTGGCCATCATGGTGTGTTCCCCCGGGTGGGTTGGCTGGATGAGGGCATCCGGGCCAAGCGGCGGGGTACCGGTGCGTGGCTGCCGGCGCAGGATGCCGTACACAGGGCAGCTGTAGAAGGCAGCGGAGCTGAGCTGTTCCTGGAGAAGTGGTGCCGGAGTGTGCCGTCGGTGCCGGCCCAGTTGGTGCAGGCTGGCGCGGTGACGCTGGCGGACTGGCTGGCCAGTAACGAGAATCTCTTCCCTTATGAAGGCCGTTTTCCGGACGGATACATGAGGACTTCCGCCTCCCGCGTCCAGCACGCGGGTGAGGTCATGGGGGTGCGGGGAGCTTGGAAGCCGGATGCAGAAAGCGCTCGGTTGGGAGCGCGTGCGCTGTATCGGTCTCGGTTCGGCATTGCTGAGCCGCGTTCCGTACAGGAGGCAATCTGTACGGTCGCGTGCTCTGTGCGTAACCCTGGTCTCCTGATCCTTGAGGCGCCCATGGGAGAAGGCAAGACGGAGGGCGCCCTGGCAGCGGTGGAAGTGCTAGCCGCCAGGCTGGGCGCGAACGGGGTGTTCTTCGGTCTGCCCACGCAGGCGACGGCGAATCAGATGTTCGGGCGGGTCGTGAAGTGGTTGGAGCGACAGGGGGCCGACACGACGGTGGCGCTGGCGCACGGGAAAGCGGCACGGCAGGAGGACTACCGGGCTCTATTAAGTAGTGCCGTAGGGGTGGACGAGTGCACGGGGCTGATCGCGTCGCTGTGGGTCCAAGGCCGCTACCGGGCGCTGCTGGCACCGGTGGTGGTGGCGACGGTTGACCAGTTGCTGCTGGCGGGCCTCGCGTCGCGCTATGTGTCGGTGCGGATGTTGGGTCTGGCCGGGAAGGTGGTGGTCCTGGACGAAGTGCACGCCTATGACGCATACATGTCAGGGCTGTTGAAGCGGGTGCTGGAGTGGCTCGGTGCGTGCGGTGTGCCGGTGGTGTTGCTGTCGGCGACTCTGCCCGCTAGGCAGCGGCAGGAGCTGCTCGATGCGTACGCGGGGCGGCGATTGGCACTGGTAGACGACGAGGCGTATCCGCGGCTGACATGGGCTGACGCCCCCGGTAGTGGCCGACCAAGCTCGGCGCCGCAGGTTACTGCTGCGACGACGGATCGCGGGCTGGGGGTGCAGGTGGAGATGCTGCCGGAGCCGGATGTCACCGCGGTCGCAGAACGTGCAGTGGAGATGGTGTCGGAGGGTGGGTGCCTCCTGGTCATTCGCAACACGGTGGACAGGGCGCAGAAGCTGGCGGCGCAACTGCGGGGAGTTCTTGGGGAGGACGCTGTCACGCTGATGCACGCGCGGTATACCGTGGCCGACCGTCGGCGCCTGGAGACGAGGCTGATCGAGCGGTTTGGGCCGGCCGGGACGCGGCCTGTGCCGCACGTGGTGGTCGCCACGCAGGTGGTCGAGCAGTCCTTGGACGTGTCGTTCGACGGGCTCATCTCGGATCTGTGCCCCATTGACCTGCTGTTCCAGCGCATTGGTCGGATGCACCGGCATTTGGTGGCCGACCGCCCGAGGATGCTCGCGCAGGCTCGGGTTGTCGTGACCGGTTATCAGGTTGGCGTCGACGCGCCGCCTTCGGTTCCGGCTGGGTCGCGCACCGTGTACGGGGATCACCTGTTGTGGCGCACAGCAGCGGTATTGCTGGACCGGGGCGTGCTGGAGATGCCGGTTGCCATTCCAGAGCTGGTCAACCGTGTCTACGGCGATGAAGGGGTGGGGCCGGATTCCTGGCAGGAGCGGTTGGTTGAGGCGGCGCGCCAGGATGAGGAAGATCGTGACCGGATGGCGACGCTGGCGGCACAGGTGACTCTGCCCAGTCCGCGCGATGTGGAGACCCTGGCGGACCTCCACAGGGATGCCGCCTTCAGTGGTGAGGACGATGACGGCACGGCGCAGGTCCAGGCGCTGGTGCGGCTCGGGAAGCCGTCGTTGGAGGTGATCTTGATGCGTGGGGGAGCCGCTGCGGGCACGGCTGCGTCTGTCTCCGCTGGAGAAGGCTCAGTGGTGTCGCTGGGAAGCCTGCCGGATCCGGATGGAGTCGAGATGGTGCTGGACCAGGCGATCCGGTTGCCCGGGTGGTCGCAGGAGCTGACGGATGCCGCGGGCGCAGCTGCCTTCACTCCGGAAGCGTGGCGGGACTCTGCGTGGCTGGGTTCGGTCCGCGTGCTCCTCCTTCCAGCGGATGGCCGGCCCCTGCGGTTGGGTCGCAAGAGGGTCACTTACTGCTCACAGGATGGCTTGCAGATCGTCTGATCGGTCTCCTCTCAGCCTGTTTTTGCAGTTCATCGCCCGTTGTCAGTGGGGTCCTGTAGGTATGTGAGTCCGCGCCAGGCACTTGAAAGACGCCTGGACGCAGGGTGATTCGTCATGCCTACGCGCTGGAGCGGTATGGAATTCAACCTGGTCGACGACGACTGGATCCCGGTCGTCCTCACCGACGGCACGTCTGCGGAGGTATCCCTGCGCAGCGTCCTGACACGCGCTGGCCAAATCCGGAGCCTGGCCCTCGACGCCCCTTCCCAAATTCCGCCGGTCATGCGTCTGTTGCTGGCTGTACTGCATCGCGCTCTGCAGGGGCCGACCAGTGAAAAGCAGTGAGGCTCCGCCAAGCTCGTTTCCGCAGTTCAGTGGGGCTGGTGTGATGCGTTGGTGAGGTCCTCACGCTGGCAGGTGGCGTGATCGTCGGGGCGAGATCATCCGCCCGCTCCGTCAGCGCTGTACTTCGCTGTTCGCCAGAACGAGCAGGGCCCGCAGGAGCGTGGTCGCCTGCCGGGTGTCCGTGCGGAGTTTGGTCAGGATCCGCCATGACTTGAGGTTCGCGAAGCCATGTTCGTTGGCGGCGCGTTCGCGGCTGACCAGGCGGTTCGCTTCCCTCTCGGCGACGGTCAGCTTGTGGTTGCGGGTGGCCTTGCGGCCGGTGATGATCACCGGGTCGTCTTCGGGCTTGTCGTCGAGGCCGACGAAGCCGAGGTCGGCCAGGGCGCCGAGGCCGGCTTCCCTCAGGTGTCCGGTGATCTTGTTGTGGCGGGCGGTGGTGATCTCGCTGGACCGGCCGGGCTTGGCCGCGGAGATCCAGATCAGGTTGCCCTTCTCGTCGGTGACAGCGAGAAACAGCAGGCCATGGGCCTTATGTTTGCCGGAGTAGTTCTTCCGGTCGTCCCTCCCGGTGCGGCGGTGGGTGCGGATCAGGGTGCCGTCGAGGAGGACCACGACCCCGCCGCTGCGGGCGATCTTCTTGCATGCGCGGTCCAGGCGCGGGGCGCGGGCGGCCAGCAGCTTGACGACTTCCTTCACCCAGCGGCGGACGGTGGATTCGCCGACCTGGTTGCCGCCGGCCATGTCGGCCAGGCGCTGGTCGTGACGGAGTACGGCGAGCACGATGACGGCCTGCTTACCGGGTTCGGCCTTGCGCCAGACAGAGCGCATCCGGTTGCGGCGTTGGCGTATCAGGTCGGCGACGAGATCGATGGTCCGCTTCGACAGCGGGAGGCGGACCTGGTAGACAACATCCCGAGGGCCCTCGGCGGGCTGGTTTTTGGTCACACACTTACCAACTCCCGCCGGGGGCACTCGCGTTATGGCAGGAATCGGCCCGTCCGGCCAGCGGCGTTACTGGTCAGCGGGGAAGGTAACGCCCGGACGCGGTACGTGAGAGCCAGCCCCGGTCGGCAAGTTTGCGCAGCTGGCCCCGGACCGGCTCGATCTTCGCCGGACTCGCCTCCCGGCCCAGCCCGAGGGCGACGTCCTTGGCCATCACCGGACCGTCCGCCCCGGCCACGATCTCCATGATCCGTCGATATTCTGAGGTCAGGACCTCCAG
Coding sequences:
- a CDS encoding PD-(D/E)XK nuclease family protein, with product MSNWPRPAGTSGDTRLVRMNLGAARLDPRDCPTKRSSDARPMLIADPEPPELIEKFQDFTLKVFMDALDLIEHERNDPEWVIGELWRTKGTFGLYRRRASHPLLLSWSAEAVRRYLEARAADQHARQAAGLTLTVPIRDTWVLGKSPGPVDARGADTYEMTAWGRRYAAVDGSTRDLWLLTFGAAKDDRPEGEKAAAAYVAARGRPAGGGWRKRHTPVPFDKLPPFRTNLPTKVRVIEFGCGDGKRKELLDWNRQQARQHFTAEGWPALLQAIDGTGTRPGSGCVDCKAMTGCETLPRTPELLRITPPKPQRPRRSASVTDLRAYRDCPAKYHVTRQLKLRSSKPESPEVRRGRVVDDILNQRHGSKPYRSCEALSGPADPASWGAGGLHLSGQEALDGAAMLEQHAFYCPLDGLLAEEEVRVQYQAVCYDPELDLVLIATPDLLHTRRGGWIWRETKTASRYLYEGEPLLKRYPQLALGVLMLAAGVLGGDVARSRVELELLHTDDVTFEELDPSRPGTVDEAREVIAQLAQPWAQDQDYPTTPGRHCGKCEALEWCHPGIEHLATTEQESR
- a CDS encoding serine/threonine-protein kinase yields the protein MKKDDVLGGRYKLRKHLGSGGMAVVWQAEDLRDERLVAVKCLRTNSDLLDSLDEDEAHEELGRMRGRFRREGALLGRMRNRSIPELYDQGSHGTEPYLVMRFVDGKPLHRFLDQYTPTVGVAAAIGVQIAEALACAHDVPVVHRDLKPYNLIIDESGVVVLIDFGIAKPLWPGVTDYTQHGSTVGSRGYEAPEQILERQITPKTDLYALGCILYHLLTGHPPFSGDGLKHQHVKDAPIPPTCHVGHIPAELEALVLKLLAKEPEDRPVDARAVAEALRKYAPRPGDAAPSPRLEPDPTRPLRLPAEYDLPAAPAAPAIATRPNRRHRTSGFLSRRVFQELTAEAETEIDVGEPASAVDRLAELLPAARRDWGAFDPRVRAALRVAANGMRIAGRCKEAIALYEDLALRAEGNVSPNDLADYLEGTLGAAECRIPFGDLLPAASALAMVLEELPRVTGPRAQVLAERCHDVGIELDELGYEM
- a CDS encoding N-6 DNA methylase — translated: MGAALAEAGRRLLAAEGAGQAVPEQSSLPEEAVRVVDETVDAARHEGGRATFDFLLSRWLDAHVRQVSTTPAPLARLMADIALTVRAGGPGGTDVRITVLDPACGVGGLLLAAGEGMGERGAKANSTAPTLLGADLDPVLAALAAARLGFARADVGGVGTEIRAGDSLRADPHGVVRADAVLCNPPFNARDWGHEELATDPRWVYGLPPRTEPELAWVEHALARLAPGGVAVLLLPPAVASRRAGRRIRRALLRTGALRGVVALPAGAAQPHSVSLQLWILRAPASDGGTAPGERLFLLDAATSQGTGRGAQGIDWPRLSVQVLDAVQAHSWSEGQQAGAGERLPEGCVTVPVMDLLDEQTDLTPARYVPETAMEAQVKLHESWGRLDGLLDEVRGHSRTLATIDLAGGGDAASTVMVSDLDRAHALKLRQGQTLPRELLHGDALPHGAVPVLSVPDLVQGGGPGGWLAGAVVEKGARTGALTVAEPGDVVVVGVERAYRVWVQVDTPLVLGPQLYALHPDPELLDAWFLAGCLRAPANARQAGSHTSSSARIDVRKLQVLQLSLTEQRPYAAAFRELLALEESLRSLAAVGEGLVRGLGDGLAAGRLH
- the cas3 gene encoding CRISPR-associated helicase Cas3', which translates into the protein MSKLSDVDRLLWAKTWRRNRWAPDTPPGALWHSLIAHVWDSGHAGGWLWDHFLALQVRRLLAADLAEDAQSARVRLVWLAASHDLGKATPSFAGLDSCRRAELMAVGLPVDLSVRGSLPHSWLSGRLIFDMLCAEGWDAEAAEFVALTLAGHHGVFPRVGWLDEGIRAKRRGTGAWLPAQDAVHRAAVEGSGAELFLEKWCRSVPSVPAQLVQAGAVTLADWLASNENLFPYEGRFPDGYMRTSASRVQHAGEVMGVRGAWKPDAESARLGARALYRSRFGIAEPRSVQEAICTVACSVRNPGLLILEAPMGEGKTEGALAAVEVLAARLGANGVFFGLPTQATANQMFGRVVKWLERQGADTTVALAHGKAARQEDYRALLSSAVGVDECTGLIASLWVQGRYRALLAPVVVATVDQLLLAGLASRYVSVRMLGLAGKVVVLDEVHAYDAYMSGLLKRVLEWLGACGVPVVLLSATLPARQRQELLDAYAGRRLALVDDEAYPRLTWADAPGSGRPSSAPQVTAATTDRGLGVQVEMLPEPDVTAVAERAVEMVSEGGCLLVIRNTVDRAQKLAAQLRGVLGEDAVTLMHARYTVADRRRLETRLIERFGPAGTRPVPHVVVATQVVEQSLDVSFDGLISDLCPIDLLFQRIGRMHRHLVADRPRMLAQARVVVTGYQVGVDAPPSVPAGSRTVYGDHLLWRTAAVLLDRGVLEMPVAIPELVNRVYGDEGVGPDSWQERLVEAARQDEEDRDRMATLAAQVTLPSPRDVETLADLHRDAAFSGEDDDGTAQVQALVRLGKPSLEVILMRGGAAAGTAASVSAGEGSVVSLGSLPDPDGVEMVLDQAIRLPGWSQELTDAAGAAAFTPEAWRDSAWLGSVRVLLLPADGRPLRLGRKRVTYCSQDGLQIV
- a CDS encoding type I-E CRISPR-associated protein Cse1/CasA, with amino-acid sequence MEFNLVDDDWIPVVLTDGTSAEVSLRSVLTRAGQIRSLALDAPSQIPPVMRLLLAVLHRALQGPTSEKQ
- a CDS encoding transposase family protein, producing MTKNQPAEGPRDVVYQVRLPLSKRTIDLVADLIRQRRNRMRSVWRKAEPGKQAVIVLAVLRHDQRLADMAGGNQVGESTVRRWVKEVVKLLAARAPRLDRACKKIARSGGVVVLLDGTLIRTHRRTGRDDRKNYSGKHKAHGLLFLAVTDEKGNLIWISAAKPGRSSEITTARHNKITGHLREAGLGALADLGFVGLDDKPEDDPVIITGRKATRNHKLTVAEREANRLVSRERAANEHGFANLKSWRILTKLRTDTRQATTLLRALLVLANSEVQR